The following proteins are co-located in the Pedobacter sp. FW305-3-2-15-E-R2A2 genome:
- a CDS encoding methylmalonyl-CoA mutase family protein: MEKIEIYKPKHKIRFVTAAALFDGHDATINIMRRILQSSGAEVIHLGHNRSVDEVVNCAIQEDVQGIAMTSYQGGHIEYFKYMYDLLQERGASHIKIFGGGGGVILPSEIAELQEYGITRIYSPDDGRKMGLQGMINNMLEQTDYITTTTLNGELKTIPQKNVKSIASAITVAENDPEGAQAFVDELKKLTLKSQAPVLGITGTGGSGKSSLVDELVRRFLIEVKDKTMAIISVDPSKRKTGGALLGDRIRMNAINNPRIYMRSLATRQANLALSKNVQESIDICKAAGYDLIIVETSGIGQSDTEITEHCDVSLYVMTPEFGAATQLEKIDMLDFADLVAINKFDKRGALDALRDVRKQYKRNHNLFDAKDDTIPVFGTMASQFNDPGMNNLFTALMDKIKEKTKVDFNAQMELTSEQSEKIYIIPPDRTRYLAEIAEASQTYNEWVEKQSTIARKLYQLQGVIQLSKEQKLIKDIPATENIGNALQDIYQHLEEQLDGECRRLLRQWPDTKLKYKQEFFVYKVRDKEIKQPLFYESLSKLQIPKVSLPRYEDWGDILRWLLTENVPGEFPYAAGVFPLKRDGEDPTRMFAGEGGPERTNKRFHYVSLGQPAHRLSTAFDSVTLYGEDPHIRPDIYGKIGNSGVSIATIDDAKKLYSGFDLCAPSTSVSMTINGPAPMLLSFFMNAAIDQQCEKYIIEHELQEETEAKIAAFYKDKGVERPSYSGDLPAGNNGLGLMLLGVTGDQVLPADVYAKIRAYAISTVRGTVQADILKEDQAQNTCIFSTEFALRMMGDIQHYFITEKVRNFYSVSISGYHIAEAGANPISQLAFTLSNGFTFVEYYLSRGMNIDDFAPNLSFFFSNGIDPEYSVIGRVARRIWAKAIKNKYKGNDRSQKLKYHIQTSGRSLHAQEIDFNDIRTTLQALYAIYDNCNSLHTNAYDEAITTPTEESVRRAMAIQLIINRELGLAKNENPLQGAFIIEDLTDLVEEAVLLEFKRINDRGGVLGAMETMYQRGKIQEESLYYETLKHTGEYPIVGVNTFLNKNGSPTIVPGEVIRATEEEKQYQITTLKAFQDRNADQTAAALRKLQKSAIAGDNIFEQLMEVGKICSLGQISNALYEVGGQYRRNM, from the coding sequence ATGGAGAAAATTGAAATCTATAAGCCCAAACATAAAATACGTTTTGTTACCGCTGCAGCCCTATTTGACGGACACGATGCCACGATCAATATCATGCGTCGGATTCTTCAGTCTTCAGGAGCTGAGGTGATACACCTGGGGCATAACCGTTCTGTAGACGAGGTGGTAAATTGTGCCATTCAGGAAGATGTACAAGGCATTGCCATGACTTCTTACCAGGGTGGCCATATTGAATATTTTAAATACATGTACGACCTGTTACAGGAACGTGGTGCTTCCCATATTAAAATCTTTGGTGGCGGTGGCGGAGTGATCCTCCCTTCCGAAATCGCAGAATTACAGGAATATGGCATCACCAGAATCTATTCTCCTGATGACGGACGTAAAATGGGTTTACAAGGCATGATCAATAACATGCTGGAACAAACGGATTACATCACGACAACCACGCTTAACGGAGAGCTTAAAACCATTCCTCAAAAGAATGTAAAGAGCATTGCTTCCGCCATTACGGTGGCAGAAAATGATCCGGAAGGCGCACAGGCATTTGTAGATGAACTCAAGAAACTCACCCTCAAAAGCCAGGCTCCGGTACTTGGAATCACAGGCACAGGCGGCTCGGGTAAATCTTCCCTGGTCGATGAACTCGTAAGACGCTTCCTGATAGAAGTAAAAGATAAAACCATGGCCATCATCTCTGTAGACCCCTCCAAACGTAAAACAGGAGGTGCTTTACTGGGCGATAGGATCCGCATGAATGCCATTAATAACCCAAGGATCTATATGCGTTCCCTGGCCACCAGACAAGCCAATCTGGCGCTGTCTAAAAATGTTCAGGAAAGCATTGACATCTGTAAAGCTGCTGGTTACGACCTGATCATTGTGGAAACTTCCGGAATAGGCCAGTCGGACACAGAAATCACCGAACATTGTGATGTTTCCCTATATGTCATGACTCCTGAATTTGGAGCGGCAACACAGTTGGAAAAAATCGACATGCTTGATTTTGCTGATCTGGTAGCCATCAATAAATTTGACAAACGTGGTGCTTTGGATGCGCTACGTGACGTTCGCAAGCAATACAAACGCAACCACAATCTTTTTGACGCCAAGGACGATACCATTCCTGTCTTTGGAACCATGGCTTCCCAGTTCAACGACCCTGGCATGAACAACCTCTTTACGGCCCTGATGGACAAGATCAAAGAGAAAACCAAGGTGGATTTCAATGCGCAAATGGAGCTGACTTCAGAGCAGTCGGAAAAGATCTATATCATTCCGCCAGACCGGACAAGGTATCTCGCAGAGATTGCCGAAGCGAGTCAGACCTACAACGAATGGGTAGAAAAACAAAGCACCATTGCCAGGAAATTATATCAGCTTCAGGGCGTGATCCAGCTGTCAAAAGAACAAAAGTTGATTAAGGACATTCCGGCAACCGAAAATATCGGAAACGCATTGCAGGACATCTATCAGCACCTGGAAGAACAACTGGACGGAGAATGCAGGAGATTATTGCGCCAATGGCCGGACACAAAGCTCAAATACAAACAGGAGTTTTTTGTGTATAAGGTAAGGGACAAAGAGATCAAACAACCTTTGTTCTATGAGTCCTTATCCAAACTTCAAATCCCTAAAGTATCCCTTCCCCGTTATGAAGACTGGGGGGATATCCTGCGTTGGTTATTGACAGAGAATGTTCCTGGAGAATTCCCTTACGCTGCAGGAGTTTTCCCGCTAAAACGTGATGGAGAAGATCCAACCCGGATGTTCGCTGGTGAGGGTGGTCCGGAAAGGACGAATAAAAGATTTCATTATGTGTCTTTAGGCCAGCCTGCACATCGTCTATCTACCGCGTTTGACTCGGTCACCTTATATGGTGAAGATCCACACATCAGACCGGATATTTACGGTAAAATAGGAAACTCAGGAGTAAGCATTGCCACCATAGACGACGCCAAGAAATTATACTCTGGCTTTGACCTCTGTGCGCCTTCTACTTCAGTGTCGATGACCATCAACGGCCCTGCGCCGATGCTACTGAGCTTCTTTATGAATGCAGCCATCGATCAGCAATGTGAAAAATACATTATTGAACATGAGCTTCAGGAAGAAACAGAAGCTAAAATAGCCGCGTTTTATAAAGACAAAGGAGTAGAGAGACCAAGCTATAGTGGTGATCTTCCGGCGGGTAATAACGGCTTAGGCCTGATGTTGCTTGGCGTAACCGGAGATCAGGTGCTGCCAGCTGATGTCTATGCCAAAATCAGGGCTTATGCGATCAGTACGGTAAGGGGGACTGTTCAGGCAGATATCCTGAAGGAAGATCAGGCACAAAATACCTGTATCTTTTCTACAGAATTCGCCTTGCGGATGATGGGGGATATTCAGCACTATTTCATCACCGAAAAAGTACGTAACTTCTACTCCGTATCGATTTCAGGTTATCATATTGCTGAAGCAGGTGCCAATCCTATTTCACAACTCGCCTTTACCCTGAGCAACGGATTTACTTTTGTAGAGTATTACCTGAGCAGGGGAATGAATATCGATGATTTTGCCCCTAACTTATCCTTTTTCTTCTCCAATGGTATCGATCCGGAATATTCGGTGATCGGCCGTGTTGCCAGAAGAATCTGGGCAAAAGCCATCAAGAACAAATACAAAGGAAACGACCGTTCACAAAAACTAAAATACCATATCCAGACCTCTGGTCGTTCCTTACATGCGCAGGAGATCGATTTTAATGATATCCGGACTACCTTGCAGGCTTTGTATGCAATTTACGATAACTGTAACTCTCTGCATACCAATGCTTATGATGAGGCGATCACCACACCGACAGAAGAATCTGTACGCAGGGCGATGGCCATCCAGCTGATCATTAACAGGGAGTTAGGTTTGGCCAAGAATGAAAATCCACTCCAGGGTGCCTTTATTATCGAAGACCTGACCGATTTAGTAGAAGAGGCTGTATTACTTGAATTCAAGCGGATCAATGACAGAGGTGGAGTATTAGGCGCGATGGAAACCATGTACCAACGAGGTAAAATCCAGGAAGAAAGTCTGTACTATGAAACCCTGAAACATACAGGTGAATATCCTATTGTAGGCGTAAATACCTTCCTGAACAAGAATGGTTCTCCAACCATTGTTCCCGGAGAGGTGATCCGTGCTACGGAGGAAGAAAAACAATACCAGATTACGACACTAAAAGCCTTCCAGGACAGGAATGCCGATCAGACTGCTGCTGCACTTAGAAAATTACAAAAGTCTGCCATCGCCGGAGATAACATCTTCGAACAGCTCATGGAAGTAGGTAAGATTTGTTCGTTGGGTCAAATCTCCAATGCTTTATATGAGGTAGGTGGACAATACAGAAGAAATATGTAA
- a CDS encoding RagB/SusD family nutrient uptake outer membrane protein has translation MKTPHILMVHHGAKFCQAVLCFLLLFSFSSCTKDFEKFNTDNTGFTPDQYHIGLVYPGIQSAIFGLEGDYQLTQNLNADCYAGYMMSPNPFRGNINNLNYDLVDGWNRQSFIVSYTNSLFAINSIAQAGTRTKLPDFWGIALILKVETFSRLTDKFGPIAYSKAGSSLIATPYDSQQELYKQFFLELDTAVTNLNTYVKAAAQNSSMVKKPFEKFDLVYGGDYEKWIRLANSLRLRLAMHIVKVDPATAQTQGQKALDPTNGGLLATNADNAGISGGGYHNPLNVIATSWTDISMGASLESYMTGYNDPRLPKYVTPATDALFKGQYKGIRIGSAVTAKPGYNGFSTLNGATAFGSASPMWMMTTAEVYFLKAEAALRNWAGAGDVKLNYETGIQASMDQWGVSAGTYKDDATSLPKAYVDPLNAANNSPAVSTVTISWDAAASNERKLERIITQKWLAMFPEGQEAWTEFRRTGYPKLFTVVNNNSNGAVDTQIQIRRLAYPANEYSTNGAEVQKAVQLLGGPDNGGTRLWWDVNKPNF, from the coding sequence ATGAAAACACCTCATATATTAATGGTACATCATGGAGCTAAGTTCTGCCAGGCAGTCTTATGTTTCCTCCTGTTATTTTCGTTTAGCAGCTGTACAAAAGACTTTGAAAAATTCAATACTGACAATACCGGTTTTACTCCGGACCAATATCATATCGGCTTGGTTTATCCTGGGATTCAAAGTGCAATTTTTGGCCTGGAAGGCGATTACCAATTGACCCAAAACTTAAATGCAGATTGCTATGCAGGTTATATGATGTCTCCGAATCCTTTCAGGGGAAACATCAATAACTTAAATTATGATCTGGTGGATGGTTGGAACAGGCAGTCATTTATCGTTTCTTATACCAATTCATTATTTGCGATCAACTCGATCGCCCAGGCTGGAACGAGAACTAAACTTCCCGACTTTTGGGGAATTGCCCTGATTCTTAAGGTGGAGACCTTTAGCCGTTTAACAGATAAATTCGGCCCTATTGCTTATAGTAAGGCAGGAAGTTCTTTAATCGCAACTCCTTACGACAGTCAGCAGGAGCTATACAAACAGTTTTTTCTGGAATTAGATACGGCGGTTACTAACCTGAATACTTACGTAAAAGCTGCAGCTCAAAATTCGAGCATGGTGAAAAAACCGTTTGAGAAATTCGATCTGGTATACGGAGGAGATTATGAAAAATGGATTAGACTGGCAAATTCTTTAAGGTTGCGTTTGGCGATGCATATTGTAAAAGTTGATCCTGCTACTGCTCAGACACAAGGTCAGAAAGCCCTGGATCCTACTAACGGCGGATTATTGGCCACAAATGCAGATAATGCAGGTATTTCAGGCGGTGGATACCACAATCCTTTAAATGTTATTGCAACCAGCTGGACAGATATTTCCATGGGTGCTTCTTTAGAGTCTTACATGACAGGTTATAATGATCCAAGGTTACCTAAGTATGTAACACCTGCTACTGATGCACTTTTTAAAGGCCAGTATAAAGGAATCCGTATCGGATCGGCAGTAACCGCAAAGCCGGGTTATAACGGCTTCTCTACTTTAAATGGAGCTACTGCCTTTGGCTCAGCCTCACCAATGTGGATGATGACTACTGCTGAGGTTTATTTTCTAAAAGCAGAAGCGGCATTGCGTAACTGGGCTGGTGCAGGAGATGTAAAACTCAATTATGAAACCGGTATCCAGGCTTCCATGGACCAGTGGGGCGTATCAGCAGGTACTTATAAAGACGATGCAACGAGTTTGCCTAAAGCTTATGTGGATCCGCTAAATGCAGCAAATAATTCACCTGCTGTTTCTACGGTGACCATCAGTTGGGATGCTGCAGCTTCTAATGAACGTAAACTGGAGCGCATCATTACACAAAAATGGTTGGCCATGTTCCCGGAAGGACAGGAGGCATGGACAGAATTCCGTCGTACCGGATATCCTAAATTGTTTACCGTAGTAAACAACAATAGCAATGGGGCGGTAGATACCCAGATTCAGATCAGAAGACTGGCTTATCCGGCCAATGAATATTCTACGAATGGCGCAGAAGTTCAGAAAGCCGTTCAGTTATTGGGCGGACCGGATAATGGTGGAACGAGGCTATGGTGGGATGTGAATAAACCTAATTTTTAA
- a CDS encoding SusC/RagA family TonB-linked outer membrane protein, translated as MKKSLLLTVVMPCLALGALASNADHGALRFRSVTGIEFSKKAEAINGTVRDAKGQPLAGVNILLKGTKTGVSANGNGQFTIQANIGDVLVVSYLGYTTKEVVISSKQLNIVLEEDAQQLGEVVVTALGIKKSEKSITYSSQQLAGSELTRAKSDNLMNSLNGKIAGVTISPSASGVGGSAKVVLRGNKSAGGNNQPLYVIDGVPISNGSNANGQPNNTFGSNVGQGGTTPVSASQDGGDGISNLNPDDIENITVLKGASASALYGSQAQNGVIMITTKKGKAGKPVVNYSSSFTLDKIAYKPKLQDSYGETKVGATDSWGDKLTDATDNVSSFYQTGRNWTNSINLSGGTEAAQSYFSYANTASRGTEPTNELSRHNLNFRESAKFFDNKLSVDGNINYISQTIKNSPGLGLYLNPLTGLYLFPRGKDLSPYRSQFELPAVPGGNGAPTQNWPFNEDVQQNPWWILNRNLNESKRNRILLNASAKYDFTSWLNLQARGSIDRTNDKYEQRLYAGTHPVLAKKNGQLLMSDQTNEQKYADLLLTFSVPGESSLKIDGVLGTSITDSKTVGTRTGPDASNNYTEPGLTIPNIFLPENIATAAGGPPTLTLPNNHSQIQSVFANANFSYKNWAFLTLTGRNDWSSNLAFTPNKSYFYPSAGLSVILNQALTLPEVISYAKIRGTYAQVGNTVPSYVTRPLTHMFIGGGVLLNSVAPFPQLKPEKTKSFEFGADLRFLSNRLSLSFTYYKSNTLNQFIQVIPAYTTTFSLGYVNAGDIQNSGIEFNLGYDVIKNGDFNWNTSFNGSANKNKVIDVDSKDGINRFVLTPNRNNTYESVLSTGGSFGDIHGVTFQRDAQGRILIGSGGTPMVNPGFNYIGNPNPKFQLGWSNTFDYKSFSLSFLVDGKFGGEVLSLTEALLDKYGVSKASGEARDRGAVNINGVDAANGTPISSVDPKKWFTTVGGRDGITENYIYSATAIRLREVSLGYSVPITKGFVKNLRLSLIGRNLLYIHKKAPFDPEVTMSTGNGLSGVDVFSQPATRNIGFSLNVTL; from the coding sequence ATGAAAAAATCATTACTATTGACCGTAGTAATGCCCTGTCTTGCGCTGGGAGCTTTGGCTTCCAATGCAGATCATGGTGCATTAAGATTCCGATCCGTAACCGGGATCGAGTTTTCAAAAAAAGCAGAAGCTATTAACGGAACCGTACGAGATGCCAAAGGGCAGCCTCTGGCAGGTGTTAACATTTTGCTCAAAGGTACAAAGACTGGTGTTTCCGCAAATGGAAATGGTCAGTTTACGATACAAGCCAATATTGGCGATGTATTGGTCGTTAGCTATTTAGGATATACGACGAAAGAAGTCGTGATCAGTTCTAAACAATTAAATATTGTTCTTGAAGAGGATGCCCAGCAACTCGGCGAAGTCGTGGTAACCGCCCTCGGAATTAAGAAATCAGAAAAATCAATTACCTATTCCAGTCAGCAGTTAGCAGGATCTGAATTAACCAGAGCAAAAAGCGACAACCTGATGAACTCGCTGAATGGTAAAATAGCGGGCGTAACCATTTCACCCAGTGCTTCTGGTGTGGGCGGCTCTGCTAAAGTCGTCCTGAGAGGTAATAAATCAGCTGGTGGTAACAATCAGCCACTCTACGTGATCGATGGTGTGCCCATTTCAAATGGATCAAATGCCAACGGACAGCCTAATAATACCTTCGGATCCAATGTTGGACAAGGAGGAACGACCCCTGTTAGTGCGAGTCAGGATGGTGGTGACGGTATTTCTAACCTGAACCCGGATGACATCGAGAACATCACGGTATTAAAGGGTGCTTCCGCCTCGGCCTTATATGGTAGCCAGGCGCAGAATGGGGTGATCATGATCACCACTAAAAAAGGAAAAGCAGGGAAGCCGGTCGTTAACTATTCTTCTTCTTTTACCCTGGATAAGATTGCTTACAAACCAAAATTACAGGACAGTTATGGCGAAACAAAAGTCGGCGCAACAGATAGCTGGGGCGATAAATTAACAGATGCAACGGACAATGTATCTTCTTTTTATCAAACAGGAAGAAACTGGACAAATTCGATTAACCTTTCAGGAGGTACTGAAGCTGCACAATCTTATTTTTCTTATGCAAACACCGCATCGAGAGGAACAGAACCTACGAATGAGCTTTCGAGACATAACCTTAACTTCCGGGAAAGTGCTAAATTTTTTGACAACAAGTTAAGCGTCGATGGAAACATAAATTACATTTCGCAAACGATCAAAAACAGCCCTGGATTGGGATTGTATTTGAATCCATTAACCGGTTTGTATTTGTTTCCAAGAGGAAAAGACCTTTCTCCTTACAGAAGTCAGTTTGAATTGCCTGCAGTTCCGGGTGGAAATGGTGCGCCAACTCAAAACTGGCCTTTTAATGAAGATGTACAGCAAAATCCATGGTGGATTCTGAACCGTAACCTTAACGAATCTAAGAGAAACAGGATCTTGTTGAATGCCAGTGCAAAATATGATTTTACCAGTTGGTTAAATCTACAGGCACGTGGTAGTATCGACCGGACGAACGATAAGTATGAACAACGCCTTTATGCGGGAACACATCCGGTATTGGCAAAAAAGAATGGTCAGCTGCTCATGAGTGATCAGACCAACGAACAGAAATATGCAGATTTATTGCTTACTTTTTCTGTTCCCGGCGAGTCGAGTTTGAAAATAGACGGGGTCCTGGGAACGAGTATTACCGATTCAAAAACGGTAGGAACACGTACTGGTCCGGATGCCAGCAATAATTATACGGAACCAGGATTGACCATTCCTAATATCTTCCTGCCTGAAAACATTGCAACAGCTGCCGGCGGACCTCCGACACTGACTTTGCCAAATAACCACAGTCAGATTCAATCTGTATTTGCGAATGCGAATTTCTCTTATAAAAACTGGGCTTTTCTAACCCTTACCGGAAGAAATGACTGGTCATCAAATCTGGCCTTCACGCCAAATAAATCATATTTTTATCCTTCAGCAGGTTTATCCGTTATTTTGAATCAGGCGCTGACATTGCCAGAGGTGATCAGCTATGCTAAAATCAGAGGTACGTACGCACAGGTGGGAAATACAGTCCCTTCTTATGTGACCAGACCTCTAACGCATATGTTTATTGGTGGTGGTGTACTTTTGAATTCTGTTGCCCCCTTCCCTCAGTTGAAACCTGAAAAAACAAAATCCTTCGAGTTTGGTGCGGACCTCCGCTTTCTCAGCAACAGACTGAGCCTGAGCTTTACTTACTATAAGTCAAATACTTTGAATCAGTTTATTCAGGTCATTCCAGCTTATACCACCACGTTCTCTCTGGGATATGTGAATGCGGGTGATATTCAAAACTCTGGTATTGAATTTAACTTAGGATATGATGTGATCAAAAATGGCGACTTTAACTGGAACACTTCATTTAACGGATCGGCCAACAAGAATAAGGTCATCGATGTGGATTCGAAAGATGGAATAAACCGCTTTGTATTGACGCCTAACCGCAACAATACTTACGAATCCGTATTGAGTACAGGAGGTTCTTTCGGTGATATTCATGGCGTTACTTTCCAGCGTGATGCACAGGGTAGAATTTTAATTGGTAGTGGTGGCACGCCAATGGTGAATCCTGGATTTAATTACATCGGAAATCCTAACCCTAAATTTCAATTGGGTTGGAGCAATACTTTCGATTACAAAAGTTTCAGTCTGAGCTTCCTGGTGGACGGGAAATTTGGAGGTGAGGTTCTTTCTCTTACTGAGGCTTTATTGGATAAATATGGGGTGTCTAAAGCTTCCGGGGAAGCAAGAGACCGCGGTGCTGTAAATATCAATGGTGTGGATGCCGCTAATGGCACGCCAATCAGTAGTGTGGACCCTAAAAAATGGTTTACTACTGTGGGTGGACGTGATGGGATCACCGAAAATTACATTTATAGCGCAACGGCAATTCGTTTACGTGAAGTATCTCTTGGGTATAGCGTACCTATTACCAAAGGATTTGTGAAGAATTTAAGGCTTTCTTTAATCGGAAGGAACCTTTTATATATTCATAAGAAAGCGCCATTCGATCCGGAAGTTACCATGTCAACAGGTAACGGACTTTCTGGTGTAGACGTATTTAGTCAGCCGGCAACACGCAACATTGGTTTTAGCCTGAATGTTACCCTATAG
- a CDS encoding ROK family protein — MKIKLVKASELKSEILKKLYYENALSCAELSVLFGKSLPIIMKAINELIDEGFVVEVGYAPSSGGRRPLNYAVKADAMYIMAIAMDQLSTRIAIVDLCNRPVAEVEMVELLLNNNAVALDKLIEYINAYILRNGIDTARILGIGIGMPGFVSAADGINYSYLDAQGQSLNEYIFKATGLPTYVANDSSVIALAEQKFGVAKAQEEVMVINLGWGIGLGMIVKGEVFRGYDGFAGEFSHIPLFEDGALCICGKQGCLEAEASMLVVVEKAKEGIKQGRLSTLQSVIDDPLKLMGDAIFEVAATGDPFVIELLSDAGYKIGKALAILIHIMNPKTIVLSGRGAKGGKIMMAPIQLALNKYCIPRLAANIEILISELGFDGEIIGAAILVMENFDQEKLIVNTKRIQMNT; from the coding sequence ATGAAGATTAAACTTGTAAAAGCATCTGAGTTGAAAAGCGAGATTTTAAAAAAGCTTTACTATGAAAATGCTCTTTCATGTGCAGAATTAAGTGTCCTTTTTGGTAAAAGTTTACCCATCATTATGAAAGCCATTAACGAGCTGATTGATGAAGGATTTGTTGTGGAAGTTGGATACGCGCCTTCGAGTGGAGGAAGAAGGCCTTTGAACTATGCCGTTAAAGCGGATGCTATGTACATTATGGCCATTGCAATGGATCAGCTTTCTACAAGAATTGCAATTGTTGACCTCTGTAACCGGCCAGTCGCAGAGGTAGAGATGGTAGAGTTACTTTTGAATAATAATGCCGTTGCCTTAGACAAACTGATAGAATACATCAATGCCTACATTTTAAGGAACGGAATAGATACAGCACGAATATTAGGAATCGGAATTGGAATGCCTGGTTTTGTAAGTGCTGCAGATGGAATCAACTATTCCTATCTCGACGCACAGGGGCAAAGTCTGAATGAATATATTTTTAAGGCAACCGGCTTACCAACTTATGTGGCCAATGACTCAAGTGTGATTGCATTGGCAGAACAGAAATTCGGCGTTGCAAAAGCTCAGGAAGAGGTTATGGTCATTAACCTGGGCTGGGGAATTGGTCTGGGAATGATTGTTAAAGGCGAAGTGTTTAGAGGTTACGATGGCTTTGCCGGAGAATTTAGTCACATTCCATTATTTGAGGATGGTGCATTGTGTATCTGTGGCAAACAAGGCTGCCTTGAGGCCGAAGCTTCCATGTTAGTCGTGGTAGAAAAAGCAAAGGAAGGCATTAAGCAAGGTCGCTTATCCACGTTACAATCCGTTATTGACGATCCTTTGAAATTAATGGGAGATGCCATTTTCGAGGTGGCGGCAACAGGAGATCCTTTTGTGATTGAATTGCTTTCTGATGCCGGATATAAGATCGGCAAGGCATTGGCCATTCTGATCCATATTATGAATCCAAAAACGATTGTGCTGAGTGGAAGAGGAGCAAAGGGAGGTAAGATCATGATGGCACCTATTCAACTCGCGCTAAACAAATATTGTATCCCAAGATTGGCAGCAAACATAGAGATTTTGATTTCGGAACTTGGTTTCGACGGAGAGATTATTGGCGCTGCTATATTGGTGATGGAGAATTTTGACCAGGAGAAACTAATTGTAAATACTAAAAGAATTCAAATGAACACATAA
- a CDS encoding acyl-ACP desaturase, protein MSFFAEKRREVMLHIEGYMLDMMDTYLKPIDTNWQPSDFLPDSTSETFFQDIKLLRENADGLSYDLVAVLIGDTITEEALPTYESWLTMVDGITKNEQGGWMKWVRHWTAEENRHGDLLNKYLYLSGRVDMRQMEISTQYLIADGFDIGTGHDPYRNFVYTSFQELATNISHRRVASMAKKDGDTLLSKMCGVIASDEARHAKAYKDFMAKIFEVDPNEAMIAFEDMMRQKIVMPAHFLREMGLKIGQTFGHFTDAAQRLGVYTAVDYVEIMQQLIEEWKLESMRDLNDAGEKARDYIMALPNRLLRVAERMKTPTMDYKFSWIHA, encoded by the coding sequence ATGAGTTTTTTCGCAGAAAAGAGAAGGGAAGTGATGCTACACATTGAAGGCTATATGCTGGATATGATGGACACCTACTTGAAACCGATTGACACTAATTGGCAACCGTCTGACTTCCTGCCTGATTCAACCAGCGAAACATTTTTCCAGGATATAAAACTATTGCGTGAGAATGCTGATGGGTTATCTTATGACCTTGTTGCAGTATTAATCGGAGATACCATTACAGAAGAGGCTTTGCCTACTTATGAATCATGGTTAACAATGGTAGATGGTATCACTAAAAATGAGCAAGGTGGCTGGATGAAATGGGTGCGTCATTGGACTGCTGAAGAGAATAGACACGGAGACTTATTAAATAAATATCTTTACCTGTCGGGACGCGTTGATATGCGCCAGATGGAAATTTCTACGCAGTATTTAATTGCTGATGGTTTTGATATTGGAACAGGCCATGATCCGTATAGAAACTTTGTATATACGAGTTTTCAGGAATTGGCAACGAATATCTCCCACAGAAGGGTCGCATCGATGGCTAAAAAAGATGGTGATACCTTACTTTCTAAAATGTGCGGAGTAATTGCTTCTGATGAGGCACGTCATGCAAAAGCATATAAGGACTTTATGGCTAAAATCTTTGAAGTGGATCCTAATGAAGCGATGATTGCTTTTGAAGATATGATGCGTCAAAAGATCGTAATGCCAGCGCATTTCTTGCGCGAAATGGGACTTAAGATCGGACAAACTTTTGGACACTTTACAGATGCTGCACAACGTCTTGGCGTATATACAGCAGTCGACTATGTGGAAATCATGCAACAGCTGATTGAAGAGTGGAAACTGGAAAGCATGCGCGATTTAAATGACGCAGGTGAAAAGGCCCGTGATTATATCATGGCATTACCTAACAGATTGTTGCGTGTTGCTGAAAGAATGAAAACCCCAACAATGGATTATAAATTTAGCTGGATACACGCTTAG